One Elgaria multicarinata webbii isolate HBS135686 ecotype San Diego chromosome 6, rElgMul1.1.pri, whole genome shotgun sequence DNA segment encodes these proteins:
- the C9orf72 gene encoding guanine nucleotide exchange factor C9orf72 homolog, which produces MSALCPPPSPAVAKTEIALSGESPLLAATFAYWDNILGPRVRHIWAPKTEQQLLSDGEITFLANHTLNGEILRNAESGAIDVKFFVLAEKGVIIVSLIFDGNWNGDRSTYGLSIILPQSELGFYLPLHRVCVDRLTHIIRKGRIWMHKERQEYFQKAAMEGTERMEDQGQSIIPMLTGEVIPVMELLSSMKSHSVAEEIDISDTMLSDDDIGDSCHEGFLLKAISSHLQTCGCSVVVGSSPEKVNKIVRTLCLFLTSAERKCSRLCRDETSFKYESGLFVQGLLKDVTGSFVLPFRQVMYAPYPTTHIDVDVNTVKQMPPCHEHIYNQRRYMRSELTAFWRATSDEEIAQDTIIHTDESFTPDLNVFQDVLHQDTLVKAFLNQVFHLKPGLSLRSVFLAQFLLVLHRKALTLIKYIEDDTQKGKKPFKSLRCLKVDLDLTAEGDLNIVMALAEKIKPGLHSFLFGRPFYTSVQEHDVLMAF; this is translated from the exons ATGTCAGCCCtatgtcctcctccttctcctgctgtTGCCAAGACAGAGATTGCATTGAGTGGAGAATCACCATTACTGGCTGCTACTTTTGCATACTGGGATAACATTCTTGGACCCAGGGTCAGACATATCTGGGCCCCCAAAACAGAACAGCAGCTTCTCAGTGATGGAGAAATAACATTTCTCGCAAACCATACTCTGAATGGAGAAATACTTCGTAATGCAGAGAGCGGCGCAATAGATgtgaagttttttgttttggcaGAGAAAGGAGTCATTATCGTGTCCTTAATTTTTGATGGAAATTGGAACGGGGACAGAAGTACATATGGACTATCAATAATACTTCCACAGAGTGAGCTTGGTTTCTACCTTCCCCTTCACAGAGTATGTGTTGACAGGCTGACACATATCATAAGGAAAGGAAGGATATGGATGCATAAG GAAAGGCAAGAATATTTCCAGAAAGCTGCCATGGAAGGCACAGAGAGAATGGAAGATCAG GGCCAGAGCATCATTCCAATGCTGACGGGGGAAGTTATTCCTGTAATGGAACTCCTTTCATCTATGAAATCACACAGTGTTGCAGAAGAAATAGAT ATAAGTGATACAATGCTTAGTGATGATGATATTGGCGACAGCTGTCATGAAGGCTTCCTCCTGAA aGCCATTAGTTCACACCTGCAGACATGTGGTTGCTCAGTTGTTGTAGGAAGCAGTCCAGAAAAAGTTAATAAG ATAGTACGGACACTGTGCCTCTTTCTCACTTCGGCAGAACGGAAATGTTCTAGGCTCTGTAGAGATGAAACCTCCTTCAAGTATGAGTCGGGTCTCTTTGTGCAAGGATTGCTCAAG GATGTGACTGGAAGTTTTGTGTTGCCTTTCCGTCAAGTGATGTATGCTCCGTATCCCACCACACACATAGATGTAGATGTCAACACAGTGAAACAGATGCCTCCATGTCATGAACATATCTATAATCAGCGGCGGTACATGAGATCCGAGCTAACAGCGTTTTGGAGAGCCACTTCGGATGAAGAGATAGCTCAGGATACCATTATCCATACAGATGAAAGCTTCACTCCTGACTT GAATGTTTTCCAAGATGTCCTGCACCAAGACACACTAGTAAAAGCCTTCCTAAATCAG GTCTTTCATTTGAAACCTGGATTGTCTCTCAGGAGTGTGTTCCTTGCACAGTTCCTTCTAGtccttcacagaaaagccttaaCTCTCATCAAATATATAGAAGATGATAC gcaaaaaggcaaaaagccttttAAATCTCTCCGTTGCTTGAAGGTAGACCTGGACTTAACAGCAGAGGGCGATCTTAACATAGTGATGGCTTTAGCTGAGAAGATCAAGCCTGGTTTACATTCATTTCTATTTGGCCGACCTTTCTACACTAGCGTGCAGGAACATGATGTCCTAATggcattttaa